A genome region from Manis pentadactyla isolate mManPen7 chromosome 5, mManPen7.hap1, whole genome shotgun sequence includes the following:
- the TLR1 gene encoding toll-like receptor 1 codes for MTKTNSSIFHFAVICMLILEIRIQLSDESEFLVDRSKTGLFHVPKDLSLKTTILDISQNYISELRTSDVLSLSKLRILIISHNSIQYLDTSIFKFNQELEYLDLSHNKLGNISCHPTVNFKHLDLSFNAFDVLPICKEFGNMSQLEFLGLSATQLQKSSVLPIAHLHISKVLLVLGDAYGEREDPESLQDLNTESLHIVFPTGKEFHFILDVSVSTAVSLELSNIKCVLEDNGCISFRNVMSKLQKNSRLSNLALNNIDTTWNSFIMILQWVWHTSIEYFSISNMKLRGQLNSRDFDYSHTSLKALSIHQVVSDVFNFPQSYIYEIFSNMNIPNFTVSGTRIVHMVCPFQISPFLYLDFSNNLLTDTVFKNCGNLANLETLSLQMNQLKELANIVDMTKEMKSLQQLDVSQNSLRFDEYEGNCSWTRSLLSLNMSSNMLTDSVFRCLPPRVKVLDLHRNRIRSIPKPVMKLEALQELNVAFNSLAHLPGCGMFNSLSVLIIDYNSISDPSADFFQSCQKITSIRAGNNPFQCTCELREFIQSIGQVSSEVVEGWPESYKCDYPENYKGTPLKDFHVSQLTCNTALLIVTIAVTGLVLAITVTVLCIYFDLPWYLRMVCQWTQTRRRARNIPLEELQRTLQFHAFISYSEHDSAWVKGELIPNLEKEDIRICLHERNFVPGKSIVENIVNCIERSYKSIFILSPNFVQSEWCHYELYFAHHNLFHEGSSNLILILLETIPQYSIPGSYHKLKTLMAQRTYLEWPKEKSKHGLFWANLRASINVKLMEK; via the coding sequence ATGACCAAAACTAATTCTAGCATTTTCCATTTTGCCGTCATCTGCATGTTAATACTTGAGATCAGAATCCAATTATCTGATGAAAGTGAATTTTTAGTTGACAGATCAAAAACAGGTCTTTTCCATGTTCCAAAGGACTTATCCCTGAAAACAACAATCTTAGATATATCACAAAACTATATATCTGAGCTTCGGACTTCTGATGTCCTATCACTATCAAAGCTGAGGATTTTGATAATTTCTCATAATAGCATCCAGTATCTTGATaccagtatttttaaattcaaccAGGAATTGGAATACTTGGATTTGTCCCACAACAAGTTGGGGAACATTTCTTGCCACCCTACTGTGAACTTCAAGCACTTAGACCTCTCATTTAATGCATTTGATGTCCTGCCCATATGCAAAGAGTTTGGCAACATGTCTCAACTAGAGTTTCTGGGGTTGAGTGCCACACAGTTACAAAAATCTAGTGTACTGCCAATTGCTCATTTGCATATTAGTAAGGTTCTACTGGTCTTAGGAGATGCTTATGGAGAAAGAGAAGACCCTGAGAGCCTTCAAGACCTTAACACAGAGAGTCTGCACATTGTTTTCCCCACAGGAAaggaattccattttattttggatGTGTCAGTCAGCACTGCAGTAAGTCTGGAACTGTCTAATATCAAATGTGTACTAGAGGATAATGGATGTATTTCTTTCCGAAACGTTATGTCAAAACTTCAAAAGAACTCTAGGTTATCAAATCTTGCTTTAAACAACATTGACACAACTTGGAACTCTTTTATTATGATCCTCCAGTGGGTTTGGCATACAAGCATAGAATACTTCTCAATTTCAAATATGAAACTACGAGGTCAACTTAATTCCAGAGATTTTGATTATTCTCACACTTCACTGAAGGCCTTGTCTATACACCAAGTTGTCAGTGACGTGTTCAATTTTCCACAAAGTTATATCTATGAAATCTTTTCAAATATGAACATCCCAAATTTCACAGTGTCTGGTACACGAATAGTCCATATGGTCTGCCCATTCCAAATTAGCCCATTTCTGTATTTGGATTTTTCCAATAATCTCTTAACAGACacggtttttaaaaattgtggaaaCTTGGCTAATTTGGAGACACTTAGTTTACAAATGAATCAATTAAAGGAACTTGCAAATATTGTTGATATGACTAAGGAGATGAAGTCTCTACAACAATTGGATGTTAGCCAGAATTCTCTAAGATTTGATGAATATGAAGGAAATTGTTCTTGGACTAGAAGTTTATTAAGTTTAAATATGTCTTCAAATATGCTTACTGACTCTGTTTTCAGATGTTTACCTCCCAGAGTCAAGGTACTTGATCTTCACCGTAACAGAATAAGGAGCATTCCTAAACCAGTCATGAAACTAGAAGCTTTGCAAGAACTCAATGTTGCTTTCAATTCTCTAGCCCACCTTCCTGGATGTGGTATGTTTAACAGTCTCTCTGTACTGATCATTGACTATAATTCCATTTCTGACCCTTCAGCTGACTTCTTCCAGAGCTGCCAGAAGATTACGTCCATAAGAGCAGGGAATAATCCATTCCAGTGCACATGTGAGCTAAGAGAATTTATCCAAAGTATAGGGCAAGTATCAAGTGAAGTGGTAGAGGGTTGGCCTGAGTCCTATAAGTGTGACTATCCAGAAAACTATAAGGGAACCCCACTGAAGGACTTTCATGTGTCTCAGTTAACCTGCAACACGGCTCTGCTGATTGtgaccattgcagtcactgggcTGGTGTTGGCCATTACTGTGACTGTCCTCTGTATCTACTTTGATCTGCCCTGGTACCTCAGGATGGTGTGTCAGTGGACTCAGACCCGGCGCAGGGCTAGGAACATACCCTTAGAAGAACTCCAAAGAACTCTCCAGTTCCATGCTTTTATTTCATACAGTGAACATGATTCTGCCTGGGTAAAAGGTGAATTAATACCAAACCTAGAAAAAGAAGATATACGGATTTGTCTCCATGAGAGAAACTTTGTTCCTGGCAAGAGCATTGTGGAAAATATCGTAAACTGCATAGAGAGAAGCTACAAGTCCATCTTTATCTTGTCTCCCAACTTTGTCCAGAGCGAGTGGTGTCATTATGAACTCTACTTTGCCCATCACAATCTCTTTCATGAAGGATCAAGTAACTTAATCCTGATCTTGCTAGAAACCATTCCACAGTATTCCATTCCTGGCAGCTATCACAAACTCAAAACTCTCATGGCACAGCGGACTTATTTGGAATGGCCCAAAGAGAAGAGCAAACATGGACTCTTTTGGGCTAACCTAAGGGCATCCATTAATGTTAAGTTGatggagaaatga